Proteins encoded within one genomic window of Bacillus sp. 1NLA3E:
- a CDS encoding DUF445 domain-containing protein has translation MSTKTRESKKIARYSLIIMGIGFIATIPFQGSFWVNLLQGGFEAGLVGGLADWFAVTALFRHPLGLPIPHTSLLANNRKRMTNGLVSTIKNDWLSKESIQGKVKQVHFSDKLVTRIEQEIHTEPFRNGLIKMIKEIICNIDVEKISPFVKKQITSALSKIDMSKFLQLLSTQLLKEQFDQRVLDHILKKAETWLKQEQTSQRLGTVSMNLLNKIELDGILQFALNSIKNILSEEKLGNIVKKLLLSGIHSLQDSNDQNRAALILYIRKEIQGINENSELLEGIEKWKNQLLENWEPDETITNMLIHIQKNVLELIETQSFMDIYLIPLINHTLGKIKERNTNIDNWIQNQIVNLIENNHSQIGNLVQENLDKLDDETLIDMMENNIGKDLQWIRVNGAVCGFIIGIILTGIQVVASLMQFSL, from the coding sequence ATGTCAACAAAAACGAGAGAGTCAAAAAAAATAGCTAGGTATTCATTAATTATCATGGGGATAGGTTTTATTGCAACCATCCCATTTCAAGGTTCATTTTGGGTAAATTTATTACAGGGTGGGTTTGAGGCAGGGCTAGTAGGTGGACTTGCTGATTGGTTTGCGGTTACCGCACTTTTTCGCCATCCATTAGGATTACCAATCCCTCATACTTCTCTACTAGCAAATAACCGAAAAAGAATGACAAATGGGCTTGTTTCGACCATAAAAAATGATTGGCTTTCTAAGGAAAGTATTCAGGGGAAAGTAAAACAAGTTCATTTTTCAGATAAGCTAGTGACAAGGATAGAACAAGAGATACATACTGAACCGTTTAGAAACGGTCTGATAAAGATGATAAAAGAAATAATTTGTAATATCGATGTTGAAAAAATTTCTCCATTTGTAAAAAAACAAATTACTTCTGCTCTTTCAAAAATTGATATGAGTAAATTTCTCCAACTACTAAGTACACAATTACTTAAAGAACAATTTGATCAAAGGGTTTTGGATCATATTTTGAAAAAAGCTGAGACCTGGCTTAAACAAGAACAAACAAGTCAACGCTTAGGTACAGTTTCCATGAATTTACTCAACAAAATTGAATTAGATGGGATCCTTCAATTTGCCCTTAATTCCATTAAAAATATACTCAGTGAGGAAAAACTTGGAAATATAGTGAAAAAACTATTATTAAGCGGCATCCATAGTTTGCAGGATAGTAATGATCAGAACAGAGCAGCTTTAATCTTATATATTCGAAAAGAAATACAAGGCATTAATGAAAACTCGGAGCTATTAGAGGGTATTGAAAAATGGAAAAATCAACTTCTGGAGAACTGGGAGCCTGATGAAACCATTACAAACATGCTGATACACATTCAAAAGAATGTATTAGAACTAATTGAAACTCAAAGTTTTATGGATATCTATCTAATTCCCTTAATTAATCATACCTTAGGCAAAATAAAAGAAAGAAATACTAATATTGATAACTGGATTCAAAACCAAATCGTTAACCTTATTGAAAATAACCATTCACAGATAGGCAATCTCGTTCAGGAGAATTTAGATAAGCTGGACGATGAAACCTTGATTGATATGATGGAAAATAACATTGGTAAAGATTTGCAGTGGATCCGTGTGAACGGAGCAGTTTGTGGTTTTATTATTGGAATTATCCTAACAGGAATCCAAGTAGTAGCTAGCCTCATGCAATTTTCTTTGTAG
- a CDS encoding GGDEF domain-containing protein: MTIENFFKKVNDTYGHKEGDLVLKELGDILKNSARSFDIVSRNGGEEFSVILLDCPMKRAVEIGELIRRNVESHLFILSSCKKINITISIGLACFDETTKDPALLIDDADKALYQAKRTGRNKVCVYLHSSNNAFL; this comes from the coding sequence ATAACTATAGAAAATTTTTTTAAAAAAGTAAATGATACTTATGGACATAAAGAAGGAGACCTTGTATTAAAAGAACTAGGTGACATTTTAAAAAATTCCGCAAGGTCCTTTGACATTGTCAGTAGGAACGGTGGTGAAGAATTTTCTGTCATTCTTTTAGACTGTCCGATGAAACGAGCGGTAGAAATTGGCGAGTTGATAAGAAGGAATGTTGAAAGCCACTTATTCATACTGAGCTCATGTAAAAAAATTAATATTACTATTTCTATTGGTTTGGCTTGTTTTGATGAAACGACAAAGGATCCTGCACTATTAATCGACGATGCTGATAAAGCATTGTATCAAGCAAAAAGAACGGGCCGCAATAAAGTTTGTGTTTATTTACATTCTTCCAATAATGCTTTTTTATAA
- a CDS encoding sulfite exporter TauE/SafE family protein: protein MLLSITMLFLGLLLGFIGAGGSGFIIAILVTVFHIPIHEALGTAVPVMFINVITGSMSHFREGNIYVKQGLLVGLFGGIGAYFGMRLTTLINPNVLMLFTVFALASSGVLIWLKTRMKLQKEEVKKEPVFLSYVGIGLGNGLISGTFGIGAAPFIQLSLLKWLHFPMRIAAGTTMLVLLPVAFFASIGSIQNGYFDLMLFFQVAISTMFGTYVGAKLTSKLPQVFLRYGIVVTPIVSATLLLMNFL from the coding sequence ATGCTTTTAAGTATCACGATGCTGTTTTTAGGGTTACTGTTAGGATTTATTGGAGCCGGGGGCTCTGGGTTTATCATTGCAATTTTAGTGACCGTTTTTCACATTCCAATCCATGAGGCGCTTGGCACTGCTGTACCAGTTATGTTTATTAACGTAATAACTGGAAGCATGAGTCATTTTCGCGAAGGGAATATATATGTAAAGCAAGGGCTTTTGGTTGGGTTATTCGGGGGAATTGGCGCTTATTTTGGCATGCGTTTAACAACACTTATTAATCCAAATGTGTTAATGCTATTTACCGTTTTCGCACTGGCGTCATCTGGAGTTCTCATTTGGTTAAAAACAAGGATGAAACTCCAAAAGGAAGAAGTGAAGAAGGAGCCTGTCTTTTTAAGTTACGTTGGGATAGGTCTTGGAAATGGATTGATTTCGGGCACTTTTGGAATTGGCGCTGCACCATTTATTCAGTTATCCTTGTTAAAATGGCTTCATTTTCCAATGAGGATTGCAGCAGGAACCACCATGCTGGTCCTATTGCCGGTTGCATTTTTTGCGTCCATTGGGTCCATTCAAAATGGATACTTTGATCTTATGCTGTTTTTTCAAGTAGCGATTAGCACAATGTTTGGGACGTACGTTGGAGCAAAATTAACGAGTAAACTCCCTCAAGTATTCTTGCGCTATGGAATTGTCGTAACACCAATCGTAAGCGCGACTTTACTGTTAATGAATTTTTTATGA
- a CDS encoding LytS/YhcK type 5TM receptor domain-containing protein: MLYSIHLGNTIIDLRHIPIILLSLYGGAVPALVSMVLVIFGRFLIGINSSSYLAAILIVSI, from the coding sequence ATGTTATATAGTATTCATTTAGGTAATACCATCATTGATCTTAGACATATCCCAATCATATTGCTTTCATTATATGGTGGTGCTGTGCCAGCATTGGTTTCAATGGTATTGGTGATTTTTGGTCGTTTTTTAATTGGAATAAATTCTTCTTCGTATCTAGCTGCTATCCTCATCGTTTCAATTTAA
- a CDS encoding phosphoglycerate dehydrogenase — protein sequence MSAITIDKVKTIKTLNSIAENGLNVFNKDTYTIDNNSENPDAIVVRSYNMHEMEFGSNLKAIARAGAGVNNIPVERCTEEGIVVFNTPGANANAVKEMILTVLIASSRNLFDGVAWTKTLVGEGAEVPKLVEAGKKQFVGKEIKGKTLGIIGLGAIGALVANDALDLDMDVIGFDPFISVDTAWNLARNVQRAMTIEQLFANSDYITVHVPLTDDTKGMFNQETFSIMKPDVHILNFSRGELVNEADMEAALESGKVGKYITDFPNENVLKMKNTIPVPHLGASTAESEENCAIMAARQVQEFLNTGNIKNSVNFPNANLPYTGQLRVAAFHKNVPNMVGQITSVISSYNLNIADMINRSRGGYAYTMVHIEDKANGDIIPGLEEKISQITGVVTARII from the coding sequence ATGAGCGCAATAACTATAGACAAGGTAAAAACAATCAAAACATTAAACAGTATTGCTGAGAATGGGTTAAATGTTTTCAATAAAGATACCTATACGATTGATAATAATAGTGAAAATCCTGATGCGATTGTTGTTCGCAGCTATAACATGCATGAAATGGAGTTTGGAAGTAATCTAAAAGCAATCGCACGTGCTGGTGCCGGTGTCAATAATATTCCTGTTGAAAGATGTACGGAAGAAGGAATTGTTGTTTTTAATACGCCTGGTGCAAATGCTAATGCTGTAAAGGAAATGATTCTTACTGTATTAATTGCTTCATCACGTAACCTTTTTGATGGTGTAGCATGGACAAAGACATTAGTGGGCGAAGGTGCAGAGGTTCCTAAGCTTGTAGAAGCAGGAAAGAAACAATTTGTAGGAAAAGAAATTAAGGGGAAAACTCTTGGTATAATAGGTTTAGGAGCGATTGGTGCTCTTGTTGCAAATGATGCCCTTGATTTAGATATGGATGTAATTGGTTTTGATCCGTTCATCTCTGTAGATACTGCCTGGAATTTAGCACGCAATGTACAACGTGCGATGACGATTGAACAATTGTTTGCAAACTCCGATTATATCACAGTACATGTTCCGCTAACTGATGACACAAAGGGAATGTTTAATCAAGAAACATTCAGCATCATGAAGCCAGACGTTCATATTTTAAATTTTTCACGAGGCGAGCTAGTGAATGAAGCAGATATGGAAGCTGCACTCGAAAGTGGAAAAGTTGGTAAGTATATTACAGACTTCCCGAATGAAAATGTATTGAAAATGAAAAATACCATCCCAGTTCCACATCTTGGTGCCTCTACTGCTGAATCAGAAGAAAACTGTGCCATTATGGCTGCTCGTCAAGTGCAGGAGTTTCTAAATACAGGAAATATCAAAAACTCAGTGAATTTTCCAAACGCTAACCTTCCTTATACAGGACAACTACGAGTGGCAGCTTTCCACAAAAACGTTCCAAACATGGTGGGTCAGATCACATCTGTTATTTCAAGCTATAATTTGAACATTGCTGACATGATTAACAGAAGCCGCGGTGGATATGCTTACACAATGGTTCACATTGAAGATAAAGCAAACGGTGATATCATCCCTGGTTTAGAGGAAAAAATCAGCCAAATAACAGGCGTTGTTACAGCTCGTATTATTTAA
- a CDS encoding threonine aldolase family protein yields MYSFKNDYSEGAHPRILNALIESNFVQEEGYGEDRYSQKAIALLKERMDCTDVDIHFLTGGTQTNLTAISAFLRPHEAAIAASTGHILGHETGAIEATGHKIISIDTEDGKLSPSHLEAALDAHPDEHMVKPKLVYISNSTEIGSIYKKKELEQLSRFCREHNLVLFMDGARLGSALCSAENDLELIDLPALVDAFYIGGTKNGALIGEALVICRDYLKKDFRYHIKQKGGLLAKGRLLGVQFLELFRDNLFFDSATHANNMADLLRDEISKANIKFLNHSPSNQIFPILPNSLITELQNKYSFHIWEKVDSDHSAIRLVTSWATKEGEVLAFIEDIKALKK; encoded by the coding sequence ATGTACAGCTTTAAAAACGATTACAGTGAAGGCGCACATCCAAGAATCCTAAATGCTTTAATTGAATCTAACTTTGTGCAGGAGGAGGGCTATGGAGAAGATCGTTATTCCCAAAAAGCGATTGCACTGTTAAAGGAAAGAATGGACTGCACAGACGTCGATATTCATTTTTTAACAGGAGGAACACAAACCAATTTAACCGCTATTTCAGCTTTTCTAAGACCACATGAAGCCGCTATCGCAGCTAGTACAGGGCATATTCTCGGACATGAGACAGGTGCAATCGAAGCGACAGGACATAAAATCATTTCAATAGATACTGAAGATGGCAAACTTAGCCCTTCGCACTTGGAAGCTGCACTCGATGCTCATCCAGATGAACACATGGTTAAGCCTAAGTTAGTTTACATATCTAATTCCACCGAAATAGGTTCTATTTATAAAAAGAAAGAACTGGAGCAGTTAAGTCGTTTCTGCCGTGAGCATAATCTTGTATTATTTATGGATGGTGCAAGACTCGGGTCAGCTCTTTGCTCTGCAGAAAATGACCTCGAGTTGATCGATCTGCCTGCACTTGTAGATGCTTTTTATATTGGCGGAACTAAGAATGGTGCACTAATCGGTGAGGCTTTAGTCATTTGCCGTGATTACCTTAAAAAGGATTTTCGCTACCATATAAAGCAAAAAGGTGGGCTCCTTGCAAAAGGAAGACTATTGGGAGTACAGTTTCTTGAACTTTTTCGGGATAATTTGTTCTTTGATTCTGCCACCCATGCGAATAATATGGCTGACTTGCTGAGGGATGAAATAAGCAAAGCCAATATTAAGTTCCTGAACCATTCTCCATCGAACCAAATATTTCCGATTCTACCCAATTCACTTATAACCGAGCTCCAAAATAAGTATTCATTTCATATTTGGGAAAAGGTCGATTCGGATCATTCTGCCATTCGGCTAGTAACTTCTTGGGCTACAAAAGAGGGTGAGGTACTCGCATTTATAGAGGACATAAAGGCATTAAAAAAGTAG
- a CDS encoding DUF2325 domain-containing protein — MIRKGKGIPGKFDLILVLTDFISHSDSGAIKRKAQDQGIPICFSKRSWCSIYQEISGKLNR; from the coding sequence ATGATACGAAAAGGAAAAGGAATACCAGGGAAATTTGATTTAATTTTAGTGTTAACAGATTTTATCAGCCACAGCGATTCAGGAGCTATTAAACGAAAGGCGCAGGATCAAGGGATTCCCATCTGTTTTTCCAAAAGGTCATGGTGTTCTATCTATCAGGAAATTAGCGGTAAGTTAAATAGATGA
- a CDS encoding EAL domain-containing protein, translating to MNTTNLKRKLFILIYFVTFSIFLYYWKGHPIVSLIGTCVFSSIAYAISTTWLISSFRKITGKQRYIWLWLGLCGFCLLVAQLYWTIYQITFQTIPYGNLGDLIRLIGYVMNLIALFYVMKVMKDTIPMIAFLFHVVILMIVGFSICWSFIIHPILNYPRELSVLSSSISTGYILLDASLFFAIICLLYSSFNPAVRKVFYMISLPLLIQIMADAFYNYQSYYEKYTNGNYVNLLWPMAQLLMGLSALLSREFQWIQRESRMKIGSPENKGFYITYISSGLFLIVSLVYHQGKLDVLQIGIYLIMLLLLFKQVFSTIENRRMIEKLYRLAGSESTNQTGTGSTKRGNYIQGLFLKIEELVHFDALTKLANNSLFHKRVQLEIDLMQHREGKFSILFIDMDRFKNINDRLGHHGGNLLLQQIADRFCSTLGGKAMISRMSGDEFTILLPDTNQQKSILVAEKIIHEFSKPFFIKGNEVYSTASIGISIYPDHGNDVDVLMKNADTAMYLAKEEGKNQFKIFSVTLQQKQTRRIELESQLRRAIQQEQFLLYYQPLVELGSGGVVGTEALIRWNHPELGMISPLEFIPLAEDTGLIEPIGTWVMKTACQQMKEWQEAGLTNIFISVNVSAKQFKDPLFTSKVVGILSETGLDPHLLKIELTESVLQDIEIMIPILMRLKDLGVKIAIDDFGTGYSSLAYLKHLPIDCLKIDKAFIDELIDNPEGPLVKTIMSMGKNLQYEVIAEGIETKEQVKFLKEIDCVLGQGYYYSRPLSATEFESYVNESYLTAAVS from the coding sequence ATGAATACTACTAACTTGAAAAGAAAACTATTTATCTTGATCTATTTTGTCACCTTTAGCATATTTCTTTATTATTGGAAGGGGCATCCTATCGTATCTTTGATAGGAACATGTGTATTTTCGAGTATAGCCTACGCGATTAGCACAACTTGGCTGATATCCTCTTTCAGGAAAATTACCGGCAAACAAAGGTATATTTGGTTATGGTTAGGATTATGTGGATTTTGTCTTTTAGTTGCACAACTTTACTGGACAATTTACCAAATCACATTTCAAACGATTCCATATGGGAATTTGGGTGATTTGATTAGATTAATAGGGTATGTCATGAACTTAATTGCCCTTTTTTATGTCATGAAGGTGATGAAAGATACCATTCCAATGATTGCATTCTTATTTCATGTCGTTATTTTAATGATTGTTGGCTTTAGCATCTGTTGGTCTTTTATTATTCACCCGATTTTAAATTATCCGCGAGAACTTTCTGTTTTATCATCCTCAATCTCGACAGGGTATATCCTATTAGACGCCAGTTTATTTTTTGCTATCATTTGTTTATTGTATAGTTCCTTCAATCCCGCAGTTAGAAAAGTATTCTATATGATTTCCTTACCGCTATTAATCCAAATAATGGCGGATGCCTTCTATAATTATCAATCCTATTATGAAAAATATACGAATGGAAACTACGTTAATCTATTATGGCCAATGGCGCAATTGTTAATGGGATTATCAGCACTTTTATCACGGGAATTCCAATGGATACAAAGGGAGTCTCGTATGAAAATAGGTTCACCGGAGAATAAAGGGTTTTACATCACCTATATCAGTTCTGGTCTATTTCTCATTGTTTCCCTGGTCTATCATCAAGGAAAGTTAGATGTGCTCCAAATTGGAATTTATTTGATTATGTTACTTTTGCTATTCAAACAAGTTTTCAGCACGATTGAGAATAGGAGAATGATTGAAAAATTATACAGGCTGGCAGGCTCAGAATCAACTAATCAAACAGGCACAGGTTCTACTAAAAGAGGAAATTACATACAAGGTTTATTTTTAAAAATTGAGGAATTAGTTCATTTTGACGCACTAACAAAGCTGGCGAATAATAGCTTATTTCATAAACGAGTTCAACTAGAAATAGACTTAATGCAGCATAGGGAAGGGAAGTTCTCAATTCTGTTTATCGATATGGATCGTTTCAAAAATATTAATGATCGCTTGGGGCATCATGGAGGTAATTTGTTATTACAACAAATTGCCGATCGATTTTGTTCGACTCTGGGCGGGAAAGCGATGATTTCAAGGATGTCTGGAGATGAATTTACCATCCTCTTACCAGATACTAATCAACAAAAATCGATTTTGGTTGCTGAAAAAATCATTCATGAATTCTCAAAGCCCTTTTTCATAAAAGGAAATGAAGTATATTCAACCGCAAGCATAGGTATTAGCATCTATCCTGATCATGGCAATGATGTTGATGTATTGATGAAGAATGCCGACACCGCCATGTATTTAGCAAAAGAGGAGGGGAAAAATCAATTTAAGATCTTTAGCGTAACGCTACAACAAAAACAGACAAGAAGAATAGAGTTAGAATCACAATTAAGAAGGGCGATTCAACAAGAACAATTTTTGCTGTATTATCAGCCATTGGTGGAATTGGGTTCTGGTGGTGTCGTTGGAACGGAAGCTCTTATTCGCTGGAATCATCCTGAATTAGGAATGATATCGCCGCTTGAATTCATTCCTTTAGCTGAAGATACAGGATTAATTGAGCCTATTGGTACCTGGGTGATGAAAACAGCTTGTCAACAAATGAAAGAATGGCAGGAAGCTGGTTTAACGAATATCTTTATTTCTGTTAATGTATCAGCAAAACAATTTAAGGATCCGCTGTTTACCAGTAAGGTGGTGGGAATCCTCAGTGAAACGGGGTTAGACCCTCATTTGTTAAAAATTGAACTAACGGAAAGTGTGCTTCAAGATATTGAAATCATGATCCCAATTTTAATGAGGCTGAAGGATTTGGGAGTGAAAATAGCGATTGATGATTTTGGAACTGGGTATTCATCTCTAGCTTACTTAAAGCATTTGCCAATTGATTGTTTAAAGATAGATAAGGCATTTATTGATGAATTGATCGATAACCCAGAGGGTCCTTTAGTTAAAACGATCATGAGCATGGGAAAAAACCTACAATATGAGGTCATAGCTGAAGGAATTGAAACGAAGGAACAAGTAAAATTTTTAAAAGAAATAGACTGTGTTTTAGGGCAAGGGTATTATTACAGCCGACCTTTGTCAGCTACCGAGTTTGAATCCTATGTCAACGAGTCATATTTAACTGCGGCGGTGTCCTAA
- a CDS encoding Fur-regulated basic protein FbpA, with translation MGDILRKAVEDRRKKLIEKLIAFNVYKKEDKHLFELSLTELENEYRGFQLYSHPHGDFGSIQFY, from the coding sequence GTGGGCGATATTCTTCGGAAAGCAGTAGAAGATAGACGTAAAAAATTAATAGAGAAATTAATTGCTTTTAATGTGTATAAGAAAGAAGATAAGCATCTTTTTGAGTTATCTTTAACAGAACTTGAAAATGAATATAGAGGATTTCAATTATATAGTCATCCTCATGGTGATTTTGGATCAATCCAATTTTATTAG